Proteins from a single region of Candidatus Sericytochromatia bacterium:
- the recA gene encoding recombinase RecA, which translates to MDKNRQIALDTALSAIEKQFGKGAIMRLGDAAAMRVETISTGALALDLALGVGGLPKGRIIEIYGPESGGKTTLALHVVAESQKAGGTAAFVDVEHALDPRYAEAIGVDINNLLVSQPDTGEQALEITEALVRSGAVDVIVVDSVAALVPQAEIEGDMGDSHVGLQARLMSQALRKLTAAIGRSRSTVVFINQIREKIGVMYGNPETTPGGRALRFYASVRLEVRRVETLKRDGSEYGNRVKVKVVKNKVSPPFRVAEFDILFGEGISAEGNLLDVAVEFDVVQRSGAWYSYRSERLGQGRDAAREAIKEAPETAEAIAREVRKRAGLLEPSNPSARQ; encoded by the coding sequence ATGGATAAGAACCGCCAGATTGCGCTGGACACGGCCCTGTCCGCCATCGAAAAGCAGTTTGGTAAGGGCGCCATCATGAGGCTGGGAGACGCGGCGGCCATGCGGGTGGAGACAATTTCCACCGGCGCGTTGGCCTTGGACCTGGCCCTGGGGGTGGGCGGCCTGCCCAAAGGCCGCATCATCGAAATCTATGGACCGGAATCCGGTGGCAAGACGACCCTGGCCCTGCACGTGGTGGCGGAATCCCAGAAAGCGGGGGGGACCGCTGCGTTCGTCGACGTGGAACACGCCCTTGACCCTCGCTACGCCGAGGCCATCGGGGTCGATATCAACAACCTGCTGGTCAGCCAGCCAGACACCGGCGAGCAAGCCTTGGAGATCACCGAGGCCCTGGTCCGCTCCGGCGCGGTCGATGTGATCGTGGTGGACTCCGTGGCCGCCCTGGTGCCCCAGGCGGAGATCGAAGGGGATATGGGCGACAGCCACGTCGGACTGCAAGCCCGGCTGATGAGTCAGGCCCTGAGAAAACTCACGGCCGCCATCGGGCGGAGCCGCAGCACGGTGGTCTTCATCAACCAGATCCGGGAAAAAATCGGCGTCATGTATGGCAACCCGGAAACCACGCCGGGCGGTCGCGCCCTGCGCTTCTATGCCAGCGTGCGCCTGGAGGTCCGGCGCGTCGAAACGCTGAAGCGCGACGGCAGCGAATATGGCAACCGGGTCAAGGTGAAGGTCGTGAAGAACAAGGTGTCTCCCCCGTTTCGTGTGGCGGAGTTCGACATCCTGTTCGGCGAGGGCATCTCGGCCGAAGGCAACTTGCTCGATGTGGCCGTTGAATTCGACGTGGTTCAGCGCAGTGGCGCCTGGTACTCGTACCGCTCCGAGCGCCTGGGCCAGGGGCGCGACGCGGCCCGCGAGGCCATCAAGGAAGCCCCGGAGACCGCCGAGGCGATCGCCCGTGAGGTGCGTAAGCGGGCGGGTTTGTTGGAGCCGAGCAACCCCAGCGCTCGACAATAA
- a CDS encoding M14 family metallopeptidase — protein MAHSSRLVPLAARMLAATVLLMGGLSACRGAGLVPLASAVTTAQGESLYVRLDYRSPAELQAAVAGGLDLFGAEMDQQRAFGRISAENLKRLQAQKLRLTIEPANAPGMGVRNQFDRGYRTYAQLTSELQSLAAKHPEIMQLKSAGPSWETTQGKADRQLWTVRITGPGDASKRPAVAFTANVHARELVPVELAMRLIQDLLTGYASGGEVKQLLDTRVVYVMPMANPDGHVRAEAGADWRKNTHAFDVGMGVDLNRNFPFKWGFDNGGSSDSPRSDTYQGPAPASEPETQAIKAFLSGIPNLKIGMDYHSYSNLVMWPWGWTASPAPDAPMLETIGRKLASFNRYKPIQASSLYPTCGTIRDFVYGELHVPYFTTEIGGRMDGFDPPFKRAQELIGENRAGAMYLLSIADNPAQVLQTTTKRRAR, from the coding sequence ATGGCGCATTCTTCCCGTCTCGTCCCACTCGCAGCCCGGATGCTCGCGGCGACCGTCTTGCTGATGGGGGGCCTGTCGGCCTGCCGTGGCGCGGGCCTCGTGCCCCTGGCCTCCGCGGTCACGACGGCCCAGGGGGAATCGCTTTACGTGCGCTTGGATTACCGCTCCCCTGCCGAACTGCAAGCAGCGGTGGCGGGCGGCCTCGACTTGTTCGGCGCCGAAATGGACCAGCAGCGGGCGTTTGGCCGAATTTCAGCCGAAAACCTGAAACGCTTGCAGGCCCAGAAATTGCGCCTGACCATCGAACCGGCCAATGCCCCCGGCATGGGCGTGCGGAACCAGTTCGACCGGGGCTACCGAACCTACGCCCAGCTCACCAGCGAGCTTCAATCCCTGGCCGCCAAGCATCCGGAGATCATGCAGCTGAAGAGCGCGGGGCCGTCTTGGGAGACCACCCAAGGCAAGGCGGACCGCCAGCTGTGGACCGTCCGCATCACCGGACCCGGCGACGCGTCGAAACGCCCTGCCGTGGCCTTCACCGCCAACGTGCACGCGCGAGAGCTGGTCCCCGTCGAACTGGCCATGCGGCTCATTCAGGACCTGCTGACAGGGTACGCGTCCGGCGGTGAGGTCAAGCAATTGCTGGACACCCGCGTGGTCTACGTGATGCCGATGGCCAACCCCGATGGCCACGTTCGGGCCGAGGCCGGGGCTGACTGGCGGAAAAACACCCACGCCTTCGACGTTGGCATGGGCGTCGATCTGAATCGCAATTTTCCCTTCAAGTGGGGCTTCGACAACGGCGGTTCGAGTGACTCGCCACGGTCGGACACCTACCAGGGTCCTGCTCCCGCTTCCGAACCGGAGACGCAGGCCATCAAGGCCTTTCTGTCGGGGATTCCCAACCTCAAGATCGGGATGGACTACCACAGCTACTCGAACCTCGTGATGTGGCCGTGGGGTTGGACCGCGTCGCCGGCCCCCGATGCTCCAATGCTTGAAACCATCGGCCGCAAGCTGGCCAGTTTCAACCGTTACAAGCCCATTCAGGCCAGCTCGCTGTACCCCACCTGCGGCACAATCCGCGACTTCGTCTACGGTGAACTGCACGTGCCCTACTTCACCACCGAGATCGGAGGACGCATGGACGGCTTCGATCCGCCCTTCAAGCGGGCCCAGGAACTGATCGGAGAGAACCGAGCGGGGGCCATGTACCTGCTCTCGATCGCGGACAACCCTGCCCAGGTGTTGCAAACGACCACCAAGCGCCGCGCGCGCTGA